The following are encoded in a window of Spirochaetaceae bacterium genomic DNA:
- a CDS encoding FKBP-type peptidyl-prolyl cis-trans isomerase produces RVFDSSYARGEGLSFPVGVGHVIAGWDEMLLDMAVGERRTVIIPGDLAYGPRGITHQGQVIIPPNAWLVFEIELLSIN; encoded by the coding sequence CCGCGTTTTTGATTCGAGTTATGCTCGTGGCGAAGGGTTATCGTTCCCCGTTGGCGTAGGCCATGTAATTGCCGGCTGGGATGAAATGCTGCTGGATATGGCGGTAGGCGAACGCCGCACCGTAATTATCCCCGGCGATTTAGCCTACGGGCCGCGCGGTATAACCCATCAAGGGCAGGTGATTATTCCTCCTAATGCTTGGTTGGTTTTTGAGATTGAGCTTTTAAGTATTAATTAA